A genomic stretch from Candidatus Ancaeobacter aquaticus includes:
- a CDS encoding cyclic nucleotide-binding domain-containing protein, whose protein sequence is MLLIEKIVFLKKVSLFARIDSEELMAIVQIAQEESYAKDTLLFKESDFGDKFYVIVSGVVELIKKEGEQDKKIAELSSGEYFGEMAILTEDGRSLTAVVSEPVLLLTINRDDFKSIIDEIPSLSFQIFKVLSDRIKSLL, encoded by the coding sequence ATGTTATTAATTGAAAAAATAGTTTTTTTAAAGAAAGTATCACTTTTTGCTAGAATTGATTCAGAAGAATTAATGGCAATTGTGCAAATCGCGCAAGAAGAAAGTTACGCTAAAGATACACTTCTTTTTAAAGAAAGTGATTTTGGCGATAAATTTTATGTTATTGTGTCAGGTGTCGTTGAACTGATAAAAAAAGAAGGTGAGCAGGATAAGAAAATTGCGGAACTATCTTCCGGCGAATATTTCGGGGAAATGGCAATACTCACTGAAGATGGCAGATCCCTTACTGCGGTTGTTTCCGAGCCGGTTCTTCTACTGACCATTAATAGAGATGATTTTAAAAGCATTATTGATGAAATCCCATCATTATCTTTTCAAATATTCAAAGTTTTATCTGATCGCATAAAGAGTCTTTTATAA